A part of Terriglobus roseus genomic DNA contains:
- a CDS encoding glycine--tRNA ligase subunit alpha, whose translation MSAVAETAATTPRRSVMTFQETLFALQRFWAEQGCVLQQPYDTEMGAGTMSPDTFLRVLGPTPVRIAYAQPSRRPADGRYGDNPNRLYKHTQFQVILKPPPANIQELYLKSLEAIGIVLAEHDIKFEEDNWEWPVGGAWGVGWQVMMDGQEITQFTYFQQCGGMDLDPISGEITYGMERLTQFLQDKESIYDIEWAKEPDTGKITTYGDIRLYEEQQLSAFAFDHADVSKLWLHLENYEAECLGLLEAFKALPEDADEVAVKRFPVLGAYELALKCSQLFNLLDARGAISVTERVGIMARIRTLIVGVAKIYAEQVERLAALKEKAGA comes from the coding sequence ATGTCTGCCGTAGCAGAAACAGCCGCGACCACGCCGCGCCGTAGCGTGATGACTTTTCAGGAAACATTATTTGCCCTGCAACGCTTTTGGGCGGAGCAGGGCTGTGTCCTGCAGCAGCCGTACGACACGGAGATGGGCGCAGGCACCATGTCGCCGGACACCTTCCTGCGTGTTCTTGGCCCCACACCGGTTCGTATCGCCTACGCGCAGCCCTCGCGCCGTCCGGCAGACGGTCGTTATGGCGATAACCCCAATCGCCTGTACAAGCACACCCAGTTTCAGGTCATCCTGAAACCGCCACCTGCCAACATCCAGGAGCTCTACCTCAAGAGTCTTGAGGCCATCGGCATTGTGCTGGCCGAGCACGACATCAAGTTTGAAGAGGACAACTGGGAATGGCCCGTGGGCGGCGCCTGGGGCGTCGGCTGGCAGGTCATGATGGACGGCCAGGAGATCACGCAGTTCACCTACTTCCAGCAGTGCGGTGGCATGGATCTGGACCCCATCAGCGGCGAGATCACCTACGGCATGGAACGCCTGACCCAGTTCCTGCAGGACAAGGAATCCATCTACGACATTGAGTGGGCGAAGGAGCCGGACACCGGCAAGATCACCACCTACGGCGACATCCGCCTCTACGAAGAGCAGCAGCTCTCGGCCTTTGCGTTTGACCACGCAGATGTATCGAAGCTCTGGCTGCATCTTGAGAATTACGAGGCGGAATGCCTCGGCCTTCTGGAAGCCTTCAAAGCGCTGCCGGAAGATGCGGATGAAGTCGCGGTCAAGCGTTTCCCCGTGCTTGGCGCGTATGAACTGGCATTGAAGTGTTCGCAATTGTTCAACCTGCTGGACGCACGCGGCGCCATTTCCGTAACGGAGCGCGTGGGCATCATGGCTCGCATCCGCACGCTGATTGTGGGCGTGGCGAAGATCTACGCGGAGCAGGTGGAACGCCTTGCTGCCTTGAAAGAAAAGGCTGGTGCATAG